A portion of the Celeribacter baekdonensis genome contains these proteins:
- the murC gene encoding UDP-N-acetylmuramate--L-alanine ligase, translated as MNASATKLPIEMGAIHFVGIGGIGMSGIAEVLLNHGYQVQGSDLKASKITDRLKELGAVIYEGQRAENLDNAEVVVISSAIKPGNPELDAARLKGLPVVRRAEMLAELMRLKSNVAIAGTHGKTTTTTMVATLLDAGGLDPTVINGGIIHAYGSNARVGLGEWMVVEADESDGTFNRLPATIAIVTNIDPEHMEHWGTIENLRKGFYDFVSGIPFYGLAVCCTDHPEVQSLVGKITDRRVVTYGFNAQADVRAINLTYKKGVAHFDVVLAAEDMVIEGCTLPMPGDHNVSNALSAVAVARHLGMKAAEIKAALAHFAGVNRRFTKVGEVNGVTIIDDYGHHPVEIAAVLKAARQASEGRVIAVHQPHRYSRLHTLFDDFCTCFNEADVVGIAEVYGAGEEPIPGASRDDLVAGLIRHGHRHARAVTSEEDLERLVREQARPGDMVVCLGAGTISTWAHGLPARLEKA; from the coding sequence ATGAACGCGAGTGCCACCAAACTTCCCATTGAAATGGGCGCCATCCATTTTGTCGGCATTGGCGGCATCGGCATGTCGGGCATCGCCGAAGTCTTGCTCAACCACGGCTATCAGGTGCAGGGCTCTGATCTCAAAGCCAGCAAAATCACCGACCGTTTGAAAGAGTTGGGTGCGGTGATTTACGAGGGCCAGCGGGCCGAGAATTTGGACAATGCCGAGGTTGTGGTGATCTCAAGCGCGATCAAACCGGGCAACCCGGAATTGGACGCCGCCCGCCTCAAAGGCCTGCCCGTGGTACGCCGCGCCGAGATGTTGGCCGAATTGATGCGCCTCAAATCCAATGTCGCCATCGCCGGAACCCATGGCAAAACCACGACCACGACGATGGTCGCGACCTTGTTGGATGCCGGCGGTTTGGACCCAACCGTGATCAACGGTGGGATCATTCATGCCTACGGGTCAAACGCGCGCGTCGGGCTCGGTGAATGGATGGTGGTGGAGGCGGATGAGTCGGACGGGACGTTCAATCGTCTGCCCGCGACCATTGCCATTGTCACCAACATCGACCCGGAGCATATGGAACATTGGGGTACGATCGAGAACTTGCGCAAAGGGTTCTATGATTTTGTCTCAGGCATCCCGTTTTATGGCCTTGCCGTCTGTTGCACCGATCACCCCGAAGTGCAGTCTTTGGTCGGCAAAATCACCGACCGCCGGGTTGTCACATATGGGTTCAACGCCCAAGCTGACGTGCGCGCGATCAATCTGACCTACAAAAAAGGTGTCGCGCATTTTGATGTGGTGTTGGCCGCTGAGGATATGGTGATCGAGGGCTGCACCCTGCCGATGCCGGGCGATCACAACGTGTCAAACGCGCTGTCCGCGGTTGCCGTGGCGCGGCATTTGGGGATGAAAGCCGCCGAAATCAAAGCGGCGCTGGCGCATTTTGCCGGGGTCAATCGTCGTTTCACCAAGGTGGGCGAGGTCAACGGCGTTACCATCATCGACGATTACGGCCATCACCCGGTCGAGATCGCCGCCGTTCTCAAAGCCGCGCGTCAGGCCTCTGAGGGTCGCGTCATCGCCGTGCATCAGCCGCACCGCTATTCGCGCCTGCACACTCTGTTCGATGATTTCTGCACCTGTTTCAACGAGGCCGATGTGGTCGGCATCGCCGAAGTGTATGGTGCGGGTGAGGAGCCGATCCCCGGTGCGTCCCGCGATGATTTGGTCGCAGGTCTGATCCGCCACGGCCATCGTCATGCCCGCGCTGTGACCTCTGAGGAGGATCTGGAACGTCTGGTGCGTGAGCAGGCCCGGCCCGGCGATATGGTTGTCTGTCTTGGGGCAGGGACGATTTCGACCTGGGCACATGGCTTGCCCGCGCGGCTCGAAAAGGCATAA
- the murG gene encoding undecaprenyldiphospho-muramoylpentapeptide beta-N-acetylglucosaminyltransferase translates to MTQSAPLIVIAAGGTGGHMFPAQALSEVMLARGWRVKLSTDARGARYTGAFPPDVEIDTVPSATFARGGLLAKAMVPVRLVGGVFAAMTKFLRDKPAVVVGFGGYPAIPAVAAATLMKLPRMIHEQNGILGRVNEVFAKRVDRVACGTWPTHLPEGVQGVHVGNPVRATVLGKYAAPYIVPGDYPMEILVIGGSQGARILSDVVPAAIAALPEAMLANLRISQQARPEDFDRVVEFYQTQGIQADVRPFFDDIPKRMSEAQLVISRAGASTVADISIIGRPSILIPYAAAAGDHQTANARGLVEADAAIMIPESQLTAEALSEQIEMVLGHPEGALMMAQAALSVAKPQAAHDLADMVGHLAAQSQ, encoded by the coding sequence ATGACCCAATCTGCCCCCCTCATCGTCATCGCCGCTGGCGGCACCGGCGGCCATATGTTCCCGGCCCAAGCCCTCTCTGAGGTGATGTTGGCGCGCGGTTGGCGGGTCAAATTGTCAACTGACGCGCGGGGCGCGCGCTACACCGGGGCCTTCCCGCCTGACGTCGAAATCGACACCGTGCCCTCGGCCACCTTTGCGCGCGGCGGCCTGTTGGCCAAGGCGATGGTGCCTGTGCGTCTTGTTGGTGGTGTGTTTGCCGCCATGACCAAATTTCTGCGCGATAAACCCGCCGTTGTGGTCGGCTTTGGCGGTTATCCGGCGATCCCGGCGGTGGCGGCCGCGACCTTGATGAAGCTGCCGCGGATGATCCACGAACAAAACGGTATTTTGGGCCGGGTCAACGAGGTCTTTGCCAAACGGGTGGATCGCGTCGCCTGTGGCACATGGCCGACCCATCTGCCCGAAGGGGTTCAGGGCGTCCATGTTGGCAATCCGGTGCGCGCCACCGTGTTGGGCAAATATGCCGCGCCCTATATTGTGCCGGGCGATTATCCGATGGAGATTTTGGTGATTGGCGGCTCACAGGGCGCACGCATCCTCTCAGACGTGGTGCCTGCTGCGATTGCTGCGCTGCCCGAAGCGATGTTGGCCAATTTACGGATCAGCCAACAGGCCCGCCCCGAAGATTTCGACCGGGTTGTGGAGTTTTATCAAACCCAAGGCATCCAAGCCGATGTGCGACCGTTTTTTGACGACATCCCGAAACGCATGAGCGAGGCGCAATTGGTGATTTCGCGGGCAGGGGCTTCGACCGTGGCGGATATTTCCATCATTGGACGGCCTTCGATCCTGATCCCCTATGCTGCCGCTGCGGGCGATCACCAAACGGCGAATGCGCGTGGGTTGGTCGAGGCGGATGCCGCAATCATGATCCCTGAAAGCCAGTTGACGGCAGAGGCATTGAGCGAACAGATCGAGATGGTTTTGGGCCATCCCGAGGGCGCTTTGATGATGGCGCAGGCGGCGCTGTCCGTGGCCAAGCCGCAGGCGGCGCATGATTTGGCCGATATGGTCGGCCATCTCGCCGCACAGAGCCAATAA
- the ftsW gene encoding putative lipid II flippase FtsW has protein sequence MTEMVYGSIPDRVGEPVLPRWWRTIDKWTLSCVFILFGIGLLLGLAASPPLAQKNNFASFYYVQRQAFFGSIGLAMMILITMMDPARVRRFAVLGFAAAFVSLLLLPIFGTDFGKGATRWFSFGFASVQPSEFLKPAFVITAAWLMAASQDIGGPPGRLYSFMLATVIVVALALQPDFGQAALILFAWGVMYFVAGAPMMLLAGIAGIVVLGGMFAYNNSEHFARRIDGFLNPAIDPTTQIGYATNAIREGGFFGVGVGEGTVKWSLPDAHTDFIIAVAAEEYGLILVLIIIALYATITVRSLWRLLRERDPFIRLAGTGLACAFGIQAFINMGVAVRLLPAKGMTLPFVSYGGSSVIASGIALGALLAFTRTRPQGEIGDLLLRRGR, from the coding sequence ATGACAGAAATGGTGTATGGCTCCATCCCGGATCGGGTTGGCGAGCCGGTTCTTCCGCGTTGGTGGCGGACAATCGACAAATGGACGCTGTCTTGCGTCTTCATCTTGTTCGGCATCGGGCTTTTGCTTGGGCTAGCGGCCTCACCGCCCTTGGCGCAGAAAAACAATTTTGCCTCGTTCTATTACGTTCAACGTCAGGCGTTCTTTGGCTCAATCGGCTTGGCCATGATGATCCTGATCACCATGATGGACCCGGCCCGCGTGCGTCGTTTCGCCGTGTTGGGGTTTGCAGCCGCTTTTGTGTCGCTGCTGTTGTTGCCTATTTTCGGAACGGATTTTGGCAAAGGCGCGACCCGGTGGTTTTCCTTTGGCTTCGCCTCGGTGCAGCCCTCTGAGTTTCTCAAACCCGCTTTCGTCATCACCGCCGCCTGGCTGATGGCCGCGTCCCAAGACATCGGTGGCCCTCCGGGGCGGCTCTATTCCTTTATGTTGGCGACCGTGATCGTTGTGGCACTGGCGCTCCAGCCCGATTTTGGTCAAGCCGCACTGATCCTCTTTGCCTGGGGGGTGATGTATTTCGTCGCGGGCGCGCCGATGATGTTGCTCGCGGGCATTGCTGGGATCGTGGTCTTGGGCGGCATGTTTGCCTATAACAATTCCGAACACTTTGCGCGACGCATCGACGGGTTCTTGAACCCGGCCATCGACCCCACCACCCAGATCGGCTATGCCACCAACGCCATTCGCGAGGGCGGTTTTTTTGGCGTCGGTGTGGGCGAGGGGACGGTGAAATGGTCGCTGCCCGATGCGCATACGGATTTCATCATTGCGGTGGCCGCCGAAGAATACGGTCTGATCCTCGTGCTGATCATCATTGCGCTTTATGCCACAATCACCGTGCGCTCGCTGTGGCGGTTGTTGCGCGAACGCGATCCGTTCATTCGCTTGGCTGGCACCGGCCTTGCCTGTGCCTTTGGCATTCAGGCGTTCATCAATATGGGTGTGGCCGTGCGGCTTTTGCCCGCCAAAGGCATGACACTCCCATTTGTGTCCTATGGTGGCTCATCTGTGATCGCCTCTGGCATTGCACTTGGCGCGCTTTTGGCCTTTACCCGCACGCGGCCGCAAGGCGAGATCGGGGACCTCCTGCTCCGGCGCGGTCGCTGA
- a CDS encoding L-lactate dehydrogenase: MKIGIVGAGMVGSAAGYAIALKGTASKIVFVDYNAALAKAQAEDIAHAVPFASSTVVTSGDYADLKGAKAVILAAGVGQKPGESRLQLLARNAEVFRQIIGKVLDAAPDAVLLIATNPVDIMTQIATDLSGLPPTRVIGSGTILDTARFRHLIGEHLGVSPRSVHAYVLGEHGDSEVLCWSSARAGALSVKEFSAQMRVPLTEGIKAKIDDGVRNAAYTIINGKGATWYGIGAGLERLFRAVARDEQTVLSVSIVTPKVEGVSNVALSIPRIVGAQGVVADLFPELDDAEHDALGASARLLKTTLDALEY; the protein is encoded by the coding sequence ATGAAAATCGGCATCGTCGGCGCGGGCATGGTCGGATCAGCGGCAGGCTACGCCATTGCGTTGAAAGGCACCGCCAGCAAAATCGTCTTTGTCGATTACAACGCCGCCTTGGCCAAAGCGCAGGCCGAAGACATTGCCCATGCCGTGCCCTTTGCCTCCTCCACCGTGGTGACCTCCGGCGACTATGCCGATCTTAAAGGCGCTAAAGCAGTGATTTTGGCGGCAGGGGTCGGCCAAAAGCCGGGCGAAAGCCGCTTGCAACTGTTGGCCCGCAACGCCGAGGTGTTTCGGCAAATCATCGGCAAAGTCTTGGACGCCGCCCCCGATGCGGTGCTGTTGATCGCCACCAACCCGGTCGACATCATGACCCAGATCGCCACGGACCTCTCCGGCCTGCCGCCCACCCGCGTGATCGGATCGGGCACGATTTTGGACACGGCGCGGTTTCGGCATTTGATCGGCGAACATCTGGGCGTCTCGCCCCGTTCGGTCCATGCCTATGTGTTGGGCGAACATGGTGACAGCGAAGTGCTATGCTGGTCGTCTGCGCGCGCGGGTGCTTTGTCGGTCAAAGAGTTTTCCGCCCAGATGCGCGTGCCTTTGACCGAAGGCATCAAGGCCAAAATCGACGACGGCGTGCGCAACGCCGCCTACACCATCATCAACGGCAAAGGCGCGACATGGTATGGCATCGGGGCCGGGCTTGAACGGTTGTTCCGCGCCGTGGCGCGCGATGAGCAGACGGTTTTGTCCGTGTCCATCGTGACACCAAAAGTCGAAGGCGTGTCCAACGTCGCCCTCTCCATCCCTCGCATTGTCGGGGCGCAGGGCGTCGTCGCAGACCTGTTCCCAGAGTTGGATGACGCCGAACACGACGCCTTGGGCGCCTCGGCCCGCTTGCTCAAAACCACGTTGGATGCGCTGGAATATTAA